AGGCTGGGCGCCGTCCGCCCGCGCGGTCCCGAGCGGGCCGGGCCTCGGGTCCCGCCCAGTCAGGACGCCCCTTGCTCGGGGCTGGGACCGCCGGCGCAGGCCTCCgggtccctcccctccccgcagcCCTGGCGATCGGCCGCGGACCCCAACCGGCAGCCGCCAGCCGCCAGCCAGTTGCACCCGGCTTCCTGTTCGTCTGCCTCAGTCCGGCCTCTCCCGCTGGGAAGGCCCGCGGCGCGCGCTGCAAAGCCCGCCCTTTCGGAGATTCCTGGCCCTCGGGCCCGCCCTGCTCCGGAGCGGTGCGTTCTGGCCCCTTCAAGTGAGCTGGTGCAATCTCGGGACGGAGGAGGGCTTTGGGGGCTGATCGCGGCTGCCGCCTCACATCCACCTCTTGCCAGAAGCCAGAGCACTAAATGTGCCATTCCCCGGCCAGCCTCAAGGGCCTCCTTCTCCCGGAAGCCTTCCTGGGCCTCCTCTGGAAAGCTGGTCCCAGCTCCTGTGATCCTGCTTTACCGGCAATCACTTTGGCCCAagagccccagcagtgggcttcCCCACACGTTGCCTCCTTCAATCTTTGCATCtcacagggaaggaaaaggaggctcTGTCAGATCAGTTTGCCCGAGGTCACTTAACTACTGGTAAGCGCCAAAGCCAAGAACCTCAAACTAGGTCTGACTCTTAAGAGAACCTACCCCATCCGTGCTCATTCACCCAGTCTGCCCCAAATCAATTCATGCACaccctcttcctccagctccccTGCTGCCACCAGCCCTCCCACCAGGATGGGCAGTTCGGCCAGGCTCCGTTTTCCGCAACTCCTGTCCCACCTCCCGTTTCTAAGTAGCTGCCAggacttaaaagaagaaaaaaaatcacaagaatattactcagctttatttttatttaaaagattttatttatttatttgccagagagagacacagtgagagagggaacacaagcagggggagtgggagagggagaaccagacttcccgccgagcaacgagcccgatgtggggctcgatcccagaaccctgggatcatgacctgagccggaggcagacgcttaaggactgagccacccagacgccccgaatattactcagctttaaAAGGGAACGGAATTCTGACACACGCCACAGTGTGAACGaaacttgagaacattatgctaaataagtcAGATCCCaaaggataaatactgtatgCTTCCACGGTGAGGCCCCCAGAGTAATCAAATTCCAttgagacaaaaattaaaatggtgggtgccgggggctggaggagggaatAGGGAGTGATTTAACAGGTACGGAATCCAACTTCGGAAGATGGAAAGCAGTCGAGATAGAGGCTGGTGATGGCTGTGTCATGAGAAGGCACCCAATGCCACTGACTTGTATGGGCTGAACAGTAAATCTCATGTATTAACTCTAAAAACAATCATCACAACATGCCACTTCCCTGTATTGCAATTACATCCCACCCTTGCCAGGAGGGTTTCCACTTTACCCCAAGTGTGAGACCTTGAGCAAGAAAACCTCTCTGCGCCCCACCTCCTCTATAAAGCGGGGGTAATGACAGCGACGACACCCCCAGTAATGGTGTGGTTTGCACGAATACACCAGTGCTTGATGAACTACACTTGGCAGTGACAGCCCAGGCTGCTTCCGGACCCATCTCCAGCCACCGCGGGGCCTCTGCTTCCCACCCTTCTGCCTGGTGCTCGCCCCAGATCTTAGGGCCGGCTCATCCCTTCGGGCGTACGTCGGCCCGGGATTGCCTCGTTTATTTACTTCTGTGTGTCCTCGTCCTAAAACCTATGTTGCGGAGCAGCAGGGCCGGGCCGGCTCCCTCTGCGCGCCAACCTGCGGCAGGCTCCCGGGCACCGAGCATGAGTGCGTGGCACGTGCTGACGTCCGCGTGGGCGCGGAGGTCAGTTCGGGGCCCACGCGGCCCCGGAGGGGAGCAGCTACCAAGCCCAAGCCGCTCGGCTCTGCACCTCACCGCGGCCCACGGTCCCTGAGGCCCGGAAACCCCCCGCCCCAGAGCAGCGAACGGGGAGGGCCGGCCACGTGCACACGCGCAGGCGGCGCTCCCGCACTTCCGGCAGCAGTGCATCCTGGGACTTGGAGTTCGCCGCAGGCCTGCGGCCGTAGGACACCGCAACTCGAAGGCTCTCGTCTCCGCTGCCTGGGCGCCGCGTGACGTCACTCGGAGGCGCCCGCAGCGCCCGGCGCGCGGGTCCCGGGGACTTCTGGGTAGCGGAttacccccgccccccacgtCGTCGCCTTCCTTTCCGTCCCTGACGCCGCCGAGGTCGCACGCGTGAGGCTTCTCCGCCGCCGAGTGAGtgggcggcggggccggggcgcgggCCGGCCTGCGGTGCcgtggggggctgtggggggccgCGGGAGGCGGGCGGGAGGCGCCGGGCCGGAGCACGcgcggccggggccggggcgggaggCCTCTGGGTAAGGCCGCCTGTGCTCTCCTCCCGCCTCAGGATGCGCTACGTCGCCTCCTACCTGCTGGCCGCCCTCGGGGGCAATGCCTCCCCCAGCGCCAAGGACATCAAGAAGATCCTGGACAGCGTGGGCATCGAGGCGGATGACGACCGGCTCAACAAGGTAGGCGCGCCGCTGGGCTCCGGCGTCCTCGGCGGGGCCTCGCTCCGGGGAAGGTGCAGCTGGATGTGCCCGCGTGTGCGCGGGGGTCCCGATGCAGCCCCAAGGCGGGTGGGCGTGAGGCGGAGTTCAGCCTGGCTCGGGGCAAGGGACGGGAAGGTTACGGCGCCGCCGAGACTGCCTAGGAACTGTTCCCAGAGAAGCGCACCTTCTTAGTGACGTTCTTCCGCGTGGTGGGATCCAAACCGAAATACTTGGCTGCCTTGTCTCGGGAGTCTTAGGAGTGCGCTGGTTCCCCCTTGGAGCGAGTCCTCGGGGAAGCCACGTGTGGTGGTTACTGCTGGGCTGGACGGGCAGGCCTGGAGGCTCTGGGGCCTCTTCTCGCGGCTCGCTGCCGCAGCTCGCCCTGCCCCGGTTGGGGAAGTTAAGGCAGGGGCGCGTTAGTGAGTCTTTGGTAATTGGTGCTTCTGGTTATTCTAGGTCATCAGTGAGCTGAACGGAAAAAATATCGAAGACGTCATTGCCCAGGGTGAGACTGTGTGCAGGGGGTCTTCGTTCTCGGGGTCCATCCTGATGCCTGCTGGTCAGCctgtggcctgccaggtttcgCTTGTGGACCAGAGCACTCTAGAAGCCTCACCCAGAGAAGCAGGCAGGCTTCAGTGAGCTTGTGCCAGGGATGCTTCTGGACAGGCCGGGTGGTGGGGCAGCAGGGCGGGGCCGGAGCTCTCAGAGGGGAACCCGGATTTTGTAAACACCGCTCACCATGTGCTCTCGGTGAGGGGCTCGGGAGCACAGACCGGGACTGCCCAGGATGACCGCAGGTCCCTGCCCCCCTTTACTGGGCAGGTGGTTTTCTGATGACAAGGCTGGAGCTGATGGGAAGTGTTTGGAAATCGTACCATCGGGACGACTGTTCTGTCCCTGTGGGCTCAGTGAGGCAAAGCCAGCTCAGCACACAGCCGTGTCTGAGCTCACTGATGAGGACCTGGACCCGGCCAGCAGACTCGGTCCTTGCCGGGTTGTAAACATGGTGGGGTGCTGTGGCTCAGTTTCTTGGGGCGGGATTCCTAGAAGCCAAGTTTCCAGATAGGGAACTTGAGGAAgcctgggtgtgtggggggggcacagGCAGAGCCGCCCATCCGAGAGCACAGAGGAGCCGGTGACTCTGGCACTTGGCTGTGGGCCTCCGTACATTGGGCAGATTGTTTCTGAGGCAGCCTTCAggctgagcacctgctctggtCTCATTTTCCCTGATTGCCGTAGGTATTGGCAAGCTGGCCAGCGTGCCTGCTGGTGGGGCTGTCGCCGTGTCTGCCGCCCCAGGGTCTGCAGCTCCTGCGGCTGGCGCTGCCCCTGCTGCTGGTAAgtggaggctggggcagggtcTCCGCTGGGAGTCTGTCTTGCACCGTGGGCCTTGCTCACTGCCCCCTTTCTCTCTacagcagaggaaaagaaagacgAGAAGAAGGAGGAGTCGGAGGAGTCGGACGACGACATGGGATTCGGCTTGTTCGATTAGGTTCCTGCTCACCCCCATCTGCTGGCAAATAAAACCCTTTTTATGTATCTATGAAATGGCTTGTGAGCGTTTTGTAAGAGTGTGGCCTTGGCACAGGGCAGGTGTGGGGGCCCCACCACACGGTGGGTGGGCGGGCCTTCATTCCGGGAGAAACCAGAGCCCTTCCTGGTGAGGTGGAGTTCCCAGGCAGGAGGAGCTCCCCGAAAAGCTGGGGATCTGGTGCAGAAATGGGTACCTGGGAGGGGGGACATCTCCTGTGGATCTTGGGTGTGGTCAAGCCTTGAGTAGGCTCAGGAGGGGGCGTTAGCCTTCTCGGGCACAGTCCTGGCTTCTGAGGACTGCAGGGGCCTTCCCAGAGTGAAGCTTTCAGGGGGACACACAGGAAAACTTAAAAAGCAGCAGTGGGTGGTCTCCACTGCCCTGAGGTGGCTCTGGCTGGCGGAGGCCAGCAGTTGCCCTGAGACTGGTAGCATTCTTCAGTTTCACAAAAGGAGAGAGGGGTGGTGGTGCCTGGTGCACGTGGGATCCCGAGTTTCCCTGCAGAGTTGGGTTCAGTTCACGTTCAAACTCTGCTTTAATCTTCGAGCAACTCGGTCCTATCATAGGTCCTTCGAGTTACCGCAGCTATTGATGACCTGGGCAGGTGTGGAAGTGGCTTGTAGGTAGTGATGTTGGGTCACGTGACCACGAAGTCCCCTTGGGGTGGGCCTGCCTGTGCCTCTCCTGCCAAGCTCTGGCTGGaatggggggcaggagggagagttCCTCCCACCGCCACCCTGGGCCCTGGGTCCTCTGCCCACCAAGGCCAGCCCACTTACTAGATGCTCGTCTTCCCCCTGTGAAGGCTCTGGGTCAGCAGCAGGCTGTGGTGTGCGTAGCCATCGTGTGCCAGGCTACAGCTCTGAAGAAGGAGCTGCCGTCCATGTGCTGTAGTTCTGCAGGGAAAGAGCACAGAATGAGTGTAACAAGGGAcagctggggggtggagggcctTCCTCAGGTAGGGAGTCAAGACCTGGAGAAGGGGGTCTGCAGGGTAGGAGTGTGCATGGGTTGTGGGAAAGAAGGCCTAAGACCCCTCCGGTTACCCTCTGGCGGGTGGAACATGGGCCCAGAGGAAGAAGTGAGCATCATTGCAAGGTTCCCAGCAGCATGTGCTGCAAGGGGCAAGTgtgagtgggggttgggagagaggCGGATTGTGGATGCCCAAGGACACAGGTGGTGAGGGGACATGGCTCCAGGTTCAGCTAGAGGGCTCCCCAGAGGAGAGGACCCAG
Above is a genomic segment from Halichoerus grypus chromosome 11, mHalGry1.hap1.1, whole genome shotgun sequence containing:
- the RPLP2 gene encoding large ribosomal subunit protein P2 produces the protein MRYVASYLLAALGGNASPSAKDIKKILDSVGIEADDDRLNKVISELNGKNIEDVIAQGIGKLASVPAGGAVAVSAAPGSAAPAAGAAPAAAEEKKDEKKEESEESDDDMGFGLFD